A stretch of Pseudanabaena sp. FACHB-2040 DNA encodes these proteins:
- a CDS encoding helix-turn-helix transcriptional regulator, with the protein MNHSSTMRKAKPSAADLDVLVRELRALCGLTQEQFAARLGVTLVTVNRWENDRARPMPLALRQLNALAVEMSQFGSEAERKIAHRLLEQYFRKNS; encoded by the coding sequence GTGAATCATTCTTCGACAATGCGTAAAGCTAAACCCTCTGCCGCTGATCTGGATGTTCTTGTTCGTGAATTGAGGGCGCTCTGTGGGCTGACTCAAGAACAATTTGCCGCCAGGTTAGGTGTAACTTTAGTGACCGTGAACCGTTGGGAGAACGATCGAGCTAGGCCAATGCCCTTAGCCTTACGGCAACTGAACGCTTTGGCAGTTGAAATGAGTCAGTTTGGCAGCGAAGCAGAGCGCAAAATAGCTCACCGGTTGCTGGAGCAATATTTTCGGAAAAATTCCTAG